The nucleotide sequence AGCAAGCATACGAATTCCGATGAATGAGAGAACTAATCGAAATAGAAATATGATCGTGAACTCATCACCGTGCAGAGTCTCATCCCACACAGAAAACCTCTGATGAAGCAGCCCAAAAGGATGCTGGAACTGCAAATATTGCAGCGCAGACATTCACATTCCGTGAGCTTGCTTCGGCTACCAAGAACTTTCGGCCTGAGTTCCTTTTGGGCGAAGGAGGGTTCGGTCGGGTGTACAAGGGTTGCTTTGAGAAGAGTGGGCAGGTAAAAACGGAAGAAGCCTTTGGCACTCTTATCTCTTCCTTTGATCGATGGATTACATGCGGCATGATTGATTGCTCATGAGTTTCTTGTTGTGGGTTAGATCGTAGCCATCAAACAGCTCGACAGGAATGGCTTCCAAGGCAACAAAGAATTCGTAGCTGAAGTATCGATGCTCAGTCTGCTTCAACATGAAAATATAGTCACGCTTGTAGGATACTGTGCTGATGGTGATCAAAGGCTTCTGGTCTATGAATACATGCCCATGGGTTGCTTGGAAGGCCATTTGCTTGGTACTGTCCTCGAGAGTCTCTCTGTTCATACTTTCTTGCCACCCATGCATGCACGCATTTGCATACAAATTACTTTTTCCCTTGCTTTCCCTGTTGGATCAGGTATCCCAGCTGATCAGAAACCTTTAAGCTGGTATACGAGGATGAGAATAGCTTATGGTACCGCTCAAGGTCTGGAGTACTTGCATGAGAAGGCCAACCCGCCTGTGATCTACCGAGATCTGAAATCATCCAATATCCTGCTCGATGAAGAGTTCAATGCAAAGCTCTCCGATTCAGGGTTTGCGAGGGTCGGCCCCATGGGGGACAAAGGCCATGTTTCTGCGATGGTGATGGGCACGGATGGATACTGTGCACCAGAATGTGCGAGGACGGATCAGCTCACTATGAAGTCGGATGTGTACAGTTTCGGGGTCGTCGTGCTCGAGTTAATCACCGGGAGGAGAGTCATCGATGCATCGAAGCCAACCAATGAACAGAACCTCGTCGCCTGGGTATGGAATGGAATGGACTCTCATCGTTTATCCTTTGAACGAACAATTCTAGTCGatgcttgctctctctctctctctctcatgcttgTTTCTGGTTTGAACAGGCAATGCCCATGTTCAGAGACCAGAAGAGGTACGCGGAGCTGGTTGATCCGCTGCTGCAAGGGGACTATCCAGCTAAAGGATTGAGCCAAGCAGTCGCCGTCGCCGCAATGTGTCTCCAAGAAGAGGCTTCGGTTCGCCCGTTAATGGCTGATGTCGTCAAGGCGCTGAGCTTTCTTACGACGGCAGCGGACTCGTTACCGGAAGATAGTGTGTTAGAAGATGAATATGAGCAGAGTGATGAAAGTAGCGACTGATGGTTCTTCCGACTCGGGACATTCACAACTACTCGAGGCTTGTTGCTTCTCTGTTTCTGTAGCTCTGTCACTCTTAGGAGTCAAAGAGTAGCAGCAGCATGTGGAGTGAGATTTCAGGGCACCATTGATTGGGATTCAGGTCCTCCTTCTTGCTCCTGCATTACCCATATAACTTGTATGTTCTCTGGATCTATATAAATCCATTAAAGCATTTCCATTTGGCTTTTCATCTGATCGGCCATGAGAAGAATGTTGTGATAGGGTTCTCGATACAGTCTCATATATTTCAAACtgacgcatatatatatatgaattttgagAAAGCGATATAAGCTTGTAATCATGATAAATAACATTGGATGTTCTGTTCTTCCAGCTGACAGTTTTCCCTAGTTATCATGTCCATttccttcaaaagataaatctctcTTGCAGCACTAGATGAACTAATCCCCCTAATCCTAAAACCCATTCTGGTACATTATGTGACAGCAAATACAACATGTTGTATGAGACAGTGGCACGGCAACCATGCAACATTGATCGCCCATCGTGATGGTCGAAATCTGAGGGTCGACCTGGAGCCGACCCTAAATCATCAGGATTGTTCGGATAAGCAATAACTCTGGCAATTAGTTCACTTTTTACTCGAGTTTAAGGACCCATCCTTCATTAGTCGGACACTCAGACTGTTGAATCTTCCTCTGGAGTAGTGCCGTGAAGCCTTCCTCCAATCTGTCCCAGTCTTCATCATTGCGACAAATTCGTCATAGCTGATTCGCCCGTCCTACAATCACATAAAAGCCCACCCTAGCTTGTTGGTGATGGAGATGACAAAGACATGACATTCCAGAGTTGGAACGGACAGCTTACCTTGTCGCTGTCAACTTCTTTTAAGATATCATCTGCCACGTCCGTGCTATCAGGAGCTCCATCTTCGGCTAAGGCCTCACGAAGCTCCTCGGGTTCAATGAAGCCATTCCCATCTTTGTCAAAATAGGAGAAGGCCCTTCTGAGATGCTCGTCGTTCGCCATTCTTTGTAAATGAAGAGATACAGCTACGAATTCTCCATAATCCAGGGTACCTTTCCCATTGGTGTCAACCTGTTTGGCATGTTGAAATGATTAGGTTCTGTCATATTTTTCTCTCTCAAGCAAGAAGATTATCAGATGAAACAAAATCAATCAATCTACTTGGTGCATAGTATACACAAACCCCTATGACATCATTTCCTTGTAAAGATCCATGATTCTGCTGAAGATTCTTCAATTTTTTGAACAATTACAAATGTCTCTCCTGGAATCCAATTCATTCTCTTTGATCCTAAGTACACTGACTTTGCTTTTGGAAAAATCCAATGCTGCTCATCACCAAGAACTTTGTCGTGATAAGCCAGCCCTGATGTTTACGGAAAACACTAAAAAAGATTCATGCATCTTAAAGAATTACATGAGAGCCACTTCCACCAATATTAATTTCCAGACCATGTAAGGCTGAATTTAGACCTAAATAACCTTGAACATAAGTGTATACTCAATCTACCACTGACACAAAAAAGTCACCCAAAAATCTCTCAAGAAATTTGAAGAGATTACAAAAAATTACTATATTCCCATTTGCCTTCCTCACCGAACCTTTTGCTGATCTTTGAAATTAATATGAAGCAAGATGCACAAGATGTTTGGTAATTGACTTTCCAAGGAACCTTTGTTAAAATGGTAAGAGTGATGCGACACACTTTGTACAGGAACTAAGCATCAATTGGATGGAAGCAATTTACTAATATTGAAGCTCCTGTCACCCTAACTAAGCAAAATTAGCAATGAAATTTGAAAACTTAACTAACTTATAAATTATTCCTCCATACGGTACAACTCTTCAGTCCTGAGGTTGAGCCCAGGCCACTTACAGGCTAGTCCCTCCTTACGAGGCCGAGCCCAGCTCAGGTTGTTCAAAAATATCTTCTTCAGGGAATCCCAAGAACTACAGGATCCAGGCCAAGTTAGACAAATCAGCTGAGCCAGGCCACTTACAGACTAGTCCCTATTTATGAGGTTGAGCCCAGCTCAAGTTGTTCAAAAATATCTCCTTCAGGGAATCCCAAGAGCTACAGGACCCACAGGATTTTTAAGTTTACTCTTTAAGTTAATAAGATTGGTTAGATCACAATTACTATAAAAATGTTCAAACTAAAGGTTCTGCCGCTAGGTTTAAGCTTCCATATGGCAATTAGTTAGCACTTAAACAGTCCGGACAAGACCTTCCAAAATTAAAATTCCAAGCATAGGAATAGAGAAAAAGGGGACAAGCTCTCATCAAAACTAATAAGGTTTCAAACAGGTGTTTCTTATATAAGTGAACTTAAAATACATGGAGCATAGGaattcatgtatatatatgtgaacAATTCACTT is from Musa acuminata AAA Group cultivar baxijiao chromosome BXJ3-8, Cavendish_Baxijiao_AAA, whole genome shotgun sequence and encodes:
- the LOC103994002 gene encoding probable serine/threonine-protein kinase PBL26 isoform X2, with translation MSCFPCFSKKNIPKEDLLPPASGVVKEHEPNGKPESHPTQKTSDEAAQKDAGTANIAAQTFTFRELASATKNFRPEFLLGEGGFGRVYKGCFEKSGQIVAIKQLDRNGFQGNKEFVAEVSMLSLLQHENIVTLVGYCADGDQRLLVYEYMPMGCLEGHLLGIPADQKPLSWYTRMRIAYGTAQGLEYLHEKANPPVIYRDLKSSNILLDEEFNAKLSDSGFARVGPMGDKGHVSAMVMGTDGYCAPECARTDQLTMKSDVYSFGVVVLELITGRRVIDASKPTNEQNLVAWAMPMFRDQKRYAELVDPLLQGDYPAKGLSQAVAVAAMCLQEEASVRPLMADVVKALSFLTTAADSLPEDSVLEDEYEQSDESSD
- the LOC103994002 gene encoding probable serine/threonine-protein kinase PBL25 isoform X1, which translates into the protein MSCFPCFSKKNIPKEDLLPPASGVVKEHEPNGKPESHPTQKTSDEAAQKDAGTANIAAQTFTFRELASATKNFRPEFLLGEGGFGRVYKGCFEKSGQIVAIKQLDRNGFQGNKEFVAEVSMLSLLQHENIVTLVGYCADGDQRLLVYEYMPMGCLEGHLLGTVLESLSVHTFLPPMHARICIQITFSLAFPVGSGIPADQKPLSWYTRMRIAYGTAQGLEYLHEKANPPVIYRDLKSSNILLDEEFNAKLSDSGFARVGPMGDKGHVSAMVMGTDGYCAPECARTDQLTMKSDVYSFGVVVLELITGRRVIDASKPTNEQNLVAWAMPMFRDQKRYAELVDPLLQGDYPAKGLSQAVAVAAMCLQEEASVRPLMADVVKALSFLTTAADSLPEDSVLEDEYEQSDESSD